One genomic segment of Alkalimarinus alittae includes these proteins:
- the ureC gene encoding urease subunit alpha, producing the protein MKISRQAYADMYGPTTGDRVRLGDTELWIEVESDATHYGDEVKFGGGKVIRDGMGQSQRADDSVMDTVITNALILDWWGIVKADVGIQQGRIAGIGKSGNPDIQPDVDIVIGPGTEIIAGEGKILTAGGVDPHIHFICPQQVEEALMSGITTMLGGGTGPATGTNATTCTPGAWHMGKMLQAVDELPMNIGFLGKGNASLPEALEVQIKAGAIGLKLHEDWGTSPASIDNCLTVADQYDVQVAIHTDTLNESGFVEDTLAAFKGRCIHTFHTEGAGGGHAPDIITACSKDYVLPSSTNPTRPYTINTVDEHLDMLMVCHHLDPNIPEDVAFADSRIRRETIAAEDILHDMGVISMISSDSQAMGRVGEVICRTWQTAHKMKVQRGLLPEDESLGADNFRAKRYIAKYTINSAITHGIAHDVGSVEVGKLADLVLWNPAFFGVKPACIIKGGMIAAAPMGDPNASIPTPQPVHYRMMFGAFGKAASATRLTFVSKAALDADIGKELGLDSPLSACTGVRQVRKRDMKLNDVCPNITVDPQTYEVHADGELLTCEPASELPLAQRYHLF; encoded by the coding sequence ATGAAAATCTCAAGACAAGCCTATGCTGATATGTACGGCCCCACGACTGGCGACCGGGTAAGACTCGGTGATACCGAACTGTGGATTGAAGTCGAAAGCGATGCGACTCACTATGGTGATGAGGTTAAATTTGGCGGCGGTAAAGTGATCCGCGATGGGATGGGTCAGAGTCAGCGCGCGGATGATTCTGTTATGGATACAGTCATCACTAACGCCTTAATTTTAGATTGGTGGGGCATCGTAAAAGCGGACGTTGGCATTCAACAAGGGCGTATCGCGGGTATTGGCAAATCTGGTAATCCAGATATTCAGCCAGACGTAGACATTGTGATTGGCCCGGGTACAGAAATCATCGCAGGGGAAGGTAAAATTCTGACCGCGGGTGGCGTTGACCCCCATATCCACTTTATTTGTCCTCAGCAAGTGGAAGAAGCCCTGATGAGTGGTATTACCACCATGTTGGGTGGCGGCACGGGTCCTGCTACTGGCACCAATGCAACGACCTGCACACCGGGTGCTTGGCACATGGGTAAAATGCTTCAGGCAGTGGATGAACTGCCGATGAACATTGGTTTTTTAGGTAAAGGAAACGCGAGTCTCCCTGAGGCCTTAGAGGTGCAGATAAAAGCAGGGGCTATCGGCCTAAAATTACATGAAGATTGGGGGACGTCGCCAGCGAGTATCGATAACTGTCTCACGGTCGCAGATCAATATGATGTGCAGGTTGCGATCCATACCGATACGCTAAACGAATCTGGCTTTGTAGAAGATACCTTGGCTGCGTTCAAGGGGCGATGCATTCACACCTTTCATACTGAGGGCGCTGGAGGTGGGCATGCACCGGATATTATCACCGCGTGCTCTAAAGATTATGTGTTGCCGTCTTCCACCAACCCTACGCGACCCTATACGATAAACACGGTCGATGAGCATTTAGATATGCTGATGGTGTGCCATCATTTGGACCCTAATATCCCAGAAGATGTCGCCTTTGCTGATTCACGTATTCGCCGAGAAACGATTGCTGCCGAAGATATTTTGCACGATATGGGGGTGATTTCGATGATTTCATCGGACTCACAAGCCATGGGGCGGGTGGGTGAGGTGATTTGCCGTACCTGGCAAACCGCACACAAGATGAAAGTTCAGCGCGGCTTGCTACCCGAAGATGAAAGCTTAGGCGCTGATAACTTTAGAGCCAAACGATACATCGCTAAATATACCATTAACTCTGCTATTACCCATGGTATCGCCCACGATGTGGGGTCTGTAGAGGTGGGTAAGTTGGCTGACTTGGTGCTATGGAATCCAGCATTTTTTGGTGTGAAGCCTGCCTGCATTATTAAAGGCGGTATGATCGCGGCGGCCCCTATGGGAGACCCTAATGCATCGATACCCACACCTCAGCCGGTGCACTATCGCATGATGTTCGGCGCTTTTGGTAAAGCCGCCAGTGCCACCCGTCTGACCTTTGTTAGTAAGGCTGCGCTCGACGCCGATATTGGCAAAGAATTAGGGCTAGATAGCCCGCTCTCGGCCTGCACTGGGGTAAGACAAGTCCGCAAGCGCGATATGAAACTGAATGACGTCTGCCCGAATATTACGGTAGACCCTCAAACCTATGAAGTGCATGCAGATGGCGAACTGCTGACCTGTGAGCCGGCTTCTGAATTACCGTTGGCCCAGCGCTATCACTTGTTCTGA
- a CDS encoding urease subunit beta, whose protein sequence is MIPGEYQLKDGDIELCVGRERITLEVGNTGDRPIQIGSHYHFAEANPALTFDRELARGYRLDVAAGTAIRFEPGQFRQITLIPFVGHREIYGFRGEVMGKLEDKE, encoded by the coding sequence ATGATTCCCGGAGAGTACCAGCTTAAAGACGGTGATATCGAACTCTGCGTTGGCCGCGAACGCATTACGTTAGAGGTCGGCAATACTGGCGATCGACCGATTCAAATAGGCTCGCATTATCACTTTGCCGAAGCAAACCCTGCGCTGACGTTTGATCGCGAGCTGGCAAGAGGTTATCGACTCGATGTGGCCGCAGGCACGGCGATTCGTTTTGAGCCGGGTCAGTTTCGTCAGATTACGTTAATTCCTTTTGTGGGCCATCGTGAGATATATGGTTTTCGAGGCGAGGTAATGGGCAAACTAGAGGACAAAGAATGA
- the ureA gene encoding urease subunit gamma yields MELTPRDKDKLLLFTAGLLAERRKAKGLKLNYPEAIALITTEVMEGAREGRSVAELMSSGAEILTRDDVMEGIAEMIPEVQVEATFPDGTKLVTVHNPIV; encoded by the coding sequence GTGGAATTAACACCGAGAGACAAAGACAAGTTGCTGCTGTTTACAGCCGGTTTATTAGCTGAACGCCGCAAAGCCAAAGGCCTTAAATTGAACTATCCAGAAGCCATTGCGCTGATCACTACAGAGGTGATGGAAGGTGCTAGGGAAGGGCGGTCCGTTGCAGAGTTGATGAGCAGCGGGGCAGAAATTCTGACTCGTGACGATGTGATGGAGGGTATTGCAGAGATGATCCCCGAAGTACAGGTGGAGGCTACATTTCCGGATGGCACCAAGCTTGTCACCGTTCATAATCCAATAGTATGA
- a CDS encoding urease accessory protein UreF, producing the protein MPINTQATAAQTSSAAGDLALLGLMQLVSPGLPIGAFAWSQGLESAFELGWVENEAGLQSWLEGVLEDGLSRCELPLLARLQSAWAAEDTALIAEWNSWLQATRETSELSNEDARLGAALVTLLRSLELLPDARLIPDEPGYITMFAWVAHHRNVPVRQTLLGFAWAWLENQLVVACKALPLGHTAAQRITEHMRSRLVTAVEAALQRDDQELGPILPGLALGSALHETQYSRLFRS; encoded by the coding sequence ATGCCCATTAATACCCAAGCTACAGCCGCTCAAACATCATCAGCTGCAGGCGACTTAGCCCTGCTAGGGCTGATGCAGTTGGTGAGCCCTGGACTGCCTATTGGTGCGTTTGCATGGTCCCAAGGGTTAGAAAGCGCCTTTGAACTCGGTTGGGTGGAGAATGAAGCGGGCCTGCAGTCGTGGTTAGAGGGCGTTCTTGAGGATGGTCTGAGTCGCTGCGAACTGCCTTTACTCGCACGTTTGCAGAGTGCATGGGCCGCTGAAGATACAGCGTTGATTGCAGAATGGAATAGCTGGCTACAAGCGACGCGTGAAACGTCCGAATTAAGTAACGAAGATGCGCGCCTTGGCGCAGCCCTTGTGACCCTTTTACGCAGCCTTGAGTTGCTGCCCGATGCTCGTCTTATCCCCGATGAGCCTGGTTACATCACGATGTTTGCTTGGGTGGCTCATCATCGAAATGTACCTGTACGCCAGACGTTACTCGGCTTTGCCTGGGCTTGGTTAGAAAATCAGCTAGTGGTTGCCTGCAAAGCGTTACCTTTAGGTCATACCGCGGCTCAACGTATCACTGAGCATATGCGCTCTCGACTGGTAACAGCAGTAGAGGCCGCGCTTCAGAGAGACGATCAAGAATTGGGCCCAATATTGCCGGGTCTAGCCCTCGGGAGTGCCTTACATGAAACACAATATTCGCGTCTTTTTAGAAGCTAA
- the ureE gene encoding urease accessory protein UreE: MLELIKRINHVDSEIHDSLTLPYELRIRGRLRSITETGQEVGLFLDRGPVLRDGDLLQAKTGEIIRIKAAEEPVVTARINAGLALARLCYHLGNRHVSLAIGEDEQGSWVRFPPDHVLEELAVRLGAKTIHHAALFDPEPGAYAQAGQRDNSHGKRHHTHEHGHHHAHAH, translated from the coding sequence ATGTTGGAATTAATTAAACGCATCAATCACGTAGATTCTGAAATACACGATAGTTTGACGCTGCCTTATGAGCTTCGCATTCGTGGTCGACTTCGATCGATCACTGAAACCGGTCAAGAAGTGGGGTTATTTCTCGATCGGGGGCCAGTATTAAGGGATGGCGATTTGCTACAAGCCAAGACGGGCGAAATTATTCGAATTAAGGCTGCTGAAGAGCCGGTCGTAACTGCGCGGATTAACGCTGGTTTAGCGCTGGCGCGTCTTTGCTATCACCTGGGTAACCGCCATGTCTCTCTTGCAATAGGTGAAGATGAGCAGGGTAGCTGGGTGCGTTTTCCGCCTGATCACGTGTTAGAAGAATTGGCGGTGCGCTTAGGTGCGAAGACGATTCATCATGCGGCGCTTTTTGATCCTGAACCTGGTGCTTATGCTCAAGCGGGACAGCGCGATAATAGCCATGGTAAGCGTCATCACACCCATGAGCACGGGCACCATCATGCTCATGCCCATTAA
- a CDS encoding urease accessory protein UreD → MTAFLHVKPSRMLVKHSGHRFDLERRWAAGLSLGFESKADGDEGVVTRLVRRKHHGPLRVQRPFYPEGRHGCCHVYLLHPPGGLVSGDELRIEASVGEGAHVLLTTPAAAKLYKADSHGVAWGQHTDLQVASNGILEYLPQETLAFDGSRGEQTTTISLESGAKCIGWEVLALGRPASKLPFVSGHLEQRFRLSVDGRPLWLERQLMEPSHPRYNGHWGQGGATVQATLWVVGLEDESSAIEALREVLPDNSRWAVTRRRGVLLLRYLGQERNEAWALCQQAWALLRPQLIGQPASVPRIWLT, encoded by the coding sequence ATGACGGCCTTCTTGCACGTTAAACCCTCACGAATGCTCGTTAAGCACTCAGGCCACCGGTTTGATTTAGAACGGCGTTGGGCTGCTGGGTTATCGCTTGGCTTTGAATCAAAAGCCGATGGTGATGAGGGCGTGGTCACTCGTTTGGTGCGCCGTAAACATCATGGCCCTCTAAGAGTGCAGCGGCCATTTTATCCAGAAGGCCGACACGGCTGCTGCCACGTTTATCTGTTACACCCTCCTGGTGGATTAGTCAGTGGAGACGAGCTTCGTATTGAGGCATCTGTCGGTGAGGGTGCCCATGTACTGCTAACCACCCCTGCGGCGGCCAAACTCTATAAAGCGGATAGTCACGGTGTTGCTTGGGGGCAGCATACTGACCTACAGGTCGCTAGCAACGGCATTCTCGAATACTTGCCTCAGGAAACCCTTGCCTTTGACGGTTCCCGCGGCGAACAGACGACGACTATCAGTCTTGAAAGCGGCGCCAAGTGTATCGGTTGGGAAGTTCTTGCCCTCGGTCGACCTGCTAGCAAATTGCCGTTTGTTTCTGGGCATTTGGAACAACGCTTTCGCCTGTCGGTGGACGGCCGTCCTTTGTGGCTTGAGCGTCAACTGATGGAGCCCTCACACCCCCGTTATAACGGCCATTGGGGGCAAGGTGGCGCAACGGTTCAGGCGACCCTTTGGGTTGTCGGTCTAGAGGATGAAAGTAGCGCTATTGAAGCATTGCGGGAAGTCCTGCCAGATAACTCTCGATGGGCTGTCACCCGCCGCCGAGGTGTGTTGCTACTGCGCTATTTAGGGCAGGAAAGAAACGAAGCTTGGGCGCTTTGCCAGCAAGCCTGGGCGCTACTCAGACCACAACTGATTGGACAGCCTGCCAGTGTTCCCCGAATCTGGCTGACCTGA